Below is a window of Myroides profundi DNA.
ATCCTCCCATTTGTAATGTAATATTGTTCTCTTTGTATAAATGCAAAAAGTCATATCCTTGCATTAACTGATAACAGAACTCTGTAAAAGACATTCCATCTTGAAACTCACCGTTTAGACGTTTCTTCACAGAATCTTTAGCCATCATATAGTTCACTGTGATATGCTTACCTACTGTACGGATAAACTCTAAGAAAGAGAAATCCTTCATCCAGTCATAGTTATTTACTAACACAGCAGCATTCTCAGCACCTGAATTAAAATCCAAGAAACGACTTAATTGTTCTTTAATCGCATTTTGATTATGACGTAAAGCCTCTTCGTCTAATAAGTTTCTTTCATTAGACTTTCCTGAAGGGTCACCTACCATACCAGTAGCACCTCCCACAAGAGCATAAGGTTTATGTCCGGCTAATTGAAAGTGTTTCAATAGCATTACTCCTACTAAATGTCCAATATGCAATGAATCGGCTGTTGGGTCAATTCCCACATACGCAGCACGCATTTGCTCCAACAAATGTTCTTCAGTGCCTGGCATTACGTCGTGGAGCATTCCTCTCCAAGTCACTTCTTCAATAAAATTCTTCATTTAAATAAATTTTACACAAAGATAGCTCAAAACCTTAGCTTATGGAATAAAAATTCTCAAACACTGCATTTTTATACGTTTTCTACATTTATCCTTTAAGAACTAATAATAGGGGCGTTAGAATTCAACTTTATTTCATAATTTTTCACTATGTAAAACATATAACTTACTTTTGTCTAAATATGATACTAGTAACAGGAGGTACAGGCTTAGTAGGAGCACATTTATTATTACATCTTCTTCAGTCAGAAGGTGCAGTTCGTGCTATTTATAGAAATGAGGATAGTATTAAAAAAACGAAGAACCTCTTCGTCTTAAACAATCAAGAAGCTCTATTCTTAAAAATAGAATGGGTAAAAGCAGATCTAATAGATGTACCTACCTTAGAAAAAGCCTTTGTTGGAATTGATTACGTATATCATTGTGCAGCTTTAGTCTCTTTCGAGCCTAAAGATGAAAAAAAACTTCGCAAGACGAATATAGAAGGTACCGCTAATATCGTGAACCTATCTATCGCCTTTAATGTAAAAAAACTGTGCTATGTAAGTTCTATCGCCGCTCTAGGTGAGACATTAGCCAAAGATAAAATCATTACAGAAAAGACAGATTGGAACCCTGAGCTATATCATGGAGACTATGCTATCACTAAGTATGGAGCCGAAATGGAGGTATGGAGAGGGACTCAAGAAGGACTAGATGTAGTCATCGTCAATCCTGGTATTGTATTCGGACGTGGCTTCGGTTATGAAGGTAGTGGAGCTTTCTTCCAAAAAGTAAAAAAAGACTTTCCATTCTACACCACAGGTATTGCAGGAATCGTAGGAGTAAATGATGTGGTAAGAGCTATGCATCTCCTTATGATCAGTGATATTAAAAACGAGAGATTTGCATTAGTTTCTAATAATATTACTTACCAAGAGCTTATCAATCATATCGCAGACTTAATGGGTAAGAAACATCCTAGTATCCATGTATCGCGTACATCAAGTCTATTTGCATGGAAGTTAGACAATTTCGTCTCTCTGATAACGAGAAAAAAAAGAAGCTTTACACGATCAATCGCGCAAGCTTCTCATTCTTCTTATATTTATGATTGTTCAAAAATTAAAAACACTATTGAATTTGATTTCGAAGACTATCGATCTTTTCTCGATCCAATTTCACAGTATCATCAACTTTAATATCTTCTTTACTTAATTCGTCTTTAGGCTCATCTTGAGATTTAGACAATAAAGAGTCTGCTACAACCTTAGCAGCTTCTAGACGACTTAGAATATTGTTCTGCATAGTGTGATACACACCATCGCCTAACTCTACATAATATCTATTATTCGATACGAAAGTAAGACTGTCTATATCGTATTTTTTAAAGATAGAGTTAACGTTAAGCCTTTTCAGAGTATCTTCTCTACTATATGCACTTACACTCTCGATAGAGTATAATAATGATATGTCATACAAGATATCTTCCATTCTTTGTTGTTCAATAAATGGAGACGGTTTTACTACATCATCCTTACATGACATAAGTAAAAACACAGCTAATATTACTAAGTATTTATTCATCTAGTATTTAGTTTTAACGCACGAATAATAATCGTTGCCCTTTATGTTCTTCTTTAACCTTATCGTTTTCATAAGCTAAGAAACCATTTACAAAAGTATGAGTAATTTTAGAACTAAATTTCTCTCCTTCGAATGGAGACCACCCACATTTATATAAAATATTGTCTTTATTTACTTCCCAGTCATGATTCACATCTACGATGGCTATATCAGCATGATATCCTTCTTTTACATAACCGCGTTTCTCTACTTGGAATAGAATAGCAGGATTATGTGCTGTTTTCTCTACGATCTTCTCTATACTGATCTTCCCTTGTTTAGAAGCTTCAAATAGCGAAACTAAAGCATGTTGCACAAGTGGCCCTCCAGAAGGAGCAGAAGAATACGCTTTACTCTTCTCTTCTAGAGTATGAGGGGCATGATCAGTAGCGATAACATCTATTCTATCATCTAATAACGCCTTCCACAGACCATCTCTATCAACCTCTGTTTTTACAGCAGGATTCCACTTAATAAAGTTACCTTTCTTATCATAATCTTTATCCGTGAACCATAAATGGTGAACACATACCTCTGCAGTAATCTTTTTATCTTTTAAAGGAATATCGTTTCTGAACAACTCTGTTTCCTTCGCTGTAGAAAGGTGGAATACGTGTAATCTCGCTCCCGTTTTCTTCGCTAGTTCTATCGCTTTAGAAGAAGATAAATAACAAGCCTCTTCACTTCGGATAATCGGGTGATACTTCACAGGGATATCTTCTCCGAACTCTTCTTTATACTTCGCTAAGTTAGCCTTAATCGTCCCTTCATCCTCAGCGTGTACAGCGATAAGCATAGAAGTATTCGAAAAGATCTTCTCTAATACATCCTGTCTATCTACTAACATATTACCTGTAGATGAACCTAAGAAAAGCTTAATACCAGCTACATTACGTGGGTTTGTTTTTAGCAGTTCTTCTAAGTTATCATTTGTCCCTCCCATCATAAATGAATAGTTAGCAAATGATTTAGTAGAAGCTATTTCGTACTTCTGTTCTAGTAATTCTTGAGTCACAGCATTAGGTACTGTATTCGGTTGCTCTATAAAAGAAGTAATCCCTCCGGCAATAGCTGCTCTAGACTCAGATTCTATATCTCCTTTATGAGTCAAACCTGGTTCTCTAAAATGCACTTGATCATCGATCATTCCAGGAATAACATAATTCCCTTTTGCGTCAACAACAGTTACATCATTAGAAACTTCGATATTAGAAGCTACTTTCGCAATAAAGCCATTCTCAATTAGAACATCCGCTCCTACAATAGTCCCTTCGTTTACGACTTTTCCGTTTTTAATTAAATAGTGTGTCATTATAGTGTGTTTAGTAGTTTACGTATACGTAGATTAATAACGCCAAAAACAGCTTCTTTAATAATTCCTCCAGACATTTTAGATTCTCCTCTCGTCCTATCTGTAAAAATAATAGGCACTTCTGTAATCGCAAAGTTCTTCACATAAGTACGATACTTCATCTCGATCTGAAAAGCATACCCGACAAAGCGCACCTTATCAAAATCAAAACTCTCTAATACTTTGCGCGAAAAACAAACAAAGCCTGCTGTCGTATCTTTAATCTTCATCCCTGTTATCATTCTAACATAGATAGAAGCTCCGTAAGACAACAGAACACGGTTTAACGGCCAATTCACTACATTTACTCCAGTGACGTATCTAGAGCCTATAGCTAAGCCTTGATTCGCTTTACAAGCCTCTAAAAGTTTAGGAAGGTCATTCGGATTATGAGAGAAGTCCGCGTCCATTTCAAATACATAGTCATAGTCACGCGCCAAAGCCCATCTAAAACCGTGTACATAAGCAGTACCAAGACCATTCTTGCCTTCTCTCTTCTCTAAAAATAAAGATTCTGGATACTTACTTTGCAACTCTTCAACTACAGCTGCTGTACCATCAGGGGAATTATCATCAACAATCAGAACATGAAAATGCTGAGGCAATGCCATGACAGCATCGATAATCAATTCTATATTTTCAATTTCATTATACGTTGGTATAATGACAAGTCCTGACTCCATTTTTTAAAACGTTTGCCACAAAAATAACCTTTTTCTAGAAAGTTATCACTTAAATAAAATACAAAGTCAATCTAAAAGGTTTTTTTGCTAATTTTGCAGATATTATGGAGAATCTAATACTTATCGAGCGTGTACTCCCTAGTAAAGATTGGGCAACAGTCCTATTCTTTATCGGATTCTCTATTATTGCTGTTAACCGTACTATCTTCGGAGTACGCTTTTCTGAGTTTACAAAACTAGCAGCATCGAATAAGTACTTAAAGATTTATAAAGACAATACCAACTTAAGAAATAGTTTTACACTGTCTTTTCTACTTGTACAACTTTTATCTATTACATTCTTTATACAAATCGCTTTAAAAGCATTTGAACTAATACCTGACTACAGCTTTGGTTCGTACCTTATGATTTTAAACTTTGTTACAACGTTTATCATCGGAAAGTATTTAATAGATAAGATTATATCAACAACATTTGGTATAGACGAATTTTCGGATGCGTTAAATCTACAAAAAGCTACCTATCGAAATTATATCGGAATGTTACTGCTAGCAGTAGACGTTCTTTTATTCTACAACAATATAACCAACAAACTTATAATTGGGTTCATGTTGATTGCATTAATCGCAACAAATATCCTTTTATACGTTCTTTTTATAAAAAACAACCAAAAATCAATAATGAATAAGGTGTTCTATTTTATTTTGTATCTTTGCACCCTTGAAATAGCTCCTTATCTATTATTATATTTCTGGTTAAAAGATTACGGAGCATTATAAGAAAAAGTACAATTATGAAAGTGAAAACAATTTTGGTTTCTCAACCAGAGCCTAAAGTAGAAAACTCACCTTACTTCGAATTAGAGCAGAAATTCAAAGTAAAAATTGACTTTAGACCCTTCATCCACGTAGAAGGTGTACCAGCCAAAGAGGTAAGACACCAAAAGATTGATTTAAACAATTACACTGCTATTATTTTAACAAGTAAGAACTCTGTAGACCACTTTTTCCGCGTAGCAGAAGAAATGAGATATAAAGTTCCTGAAACGCTTAAGTATTTCTGTCAATCAGAGGCGGTAGCATACTATTTACAAAAATATGTAGTATACCGTAAAAGAAAGATTTATGTAGGTCAGAAAGACTTTGCAGAATTAGCTCCTTTGATTA
It encodes the following:
- a CDS encoding DUF4296 domain-containing protein, with protein sequence MNKYLVILAVFLLMSCKDDVVKPSPFIEQQRMEDILYDISLLYSIESVSAYSREDTLKRLNVNSIFKKYDIDSLTFVSNNRYYVELGDGVYHTMQNNILSRLEAAKVVADSLLSKSQDEPKDELSKEDIKVDDTVKLDREKIDSLRNQIQ
- a CDS encoding polyprenol monophosphomannose synthase, translating into MESGLVIIPTYNEIENIELIIDAVMALPQHFHVLIVDDNSPDGTAAVVEELQSKYPESLFLEKREGKNGLGTAYVHGFRWALARDYDYVFEMDADFSHNPNDLPKLLEACKANQGLAIGSRYVTGVNVVNWPLNRVLLSYGASIYVRMITGMKIKDTTAGFVCFSRKVLESFDFDKVRFVGYAFQIEMKYRTYVKNFAITEVPIIFTDRTRGESKMSGGIIKEAVFGVINLRIRKLLNTL
- a CDS encoding dihydroorotase, whose amino-acid sequence is MTHYLIKNGKVVNEGTIVGADVLIENGFIAKVASNIEVSNDVTVVDAKGNYVIPGMIDDQVHFREPGLTHKGDIESESRAAIAGGITSFIEQPNTVPNAVTQELLEQKYEIASTKSFANYSFMMGGTNDNLEELLKTNPRNVAGIKLFLGSSTGNMLVDRQDVLEKIFSNTSMLIAVHAEDEGTIKANLAKYKEEFGEDIPVKYHPIIRSEEACYLSSSKAIELAKKTGARLHVFHLSTAKETELFRNDIPLKDKKITAEVCVHHLWFTDKDYDKKGNFIKWNPAVKTEVDRDGLWKALLDDRIDVIATDHAPHTLEEKSKAYSSAPSGGPLVQHALVSLFEASKQGKISIEKIVEKTAHNPAILFQVEKRGYVKEGYHADIAIVDVNHDWEVNKDNILYKCGWSPFEGEKFSSKITHTFVNGFLAYENDKVKEEHKGQRLLFVR
- a CDS encoding DUF4271 domain-containing protein, which gives rise to MENLILIERVLPSKDWATVLFFIGFSIIAVNRTIFGVRFSEFTKLAASNKYLKIYKDNTNLRNSFTLSFLLVQLLSITFFIQIALKAFELIPDYSFGSYLMILNFVTTFIIGKYLIDKIISTTFGIDEFSDALNLQKATYRNYIGMLLLAVDVLLFYNNITNKLIIGFMLIALIATNILLYVLFIKNNQKSIMNKVFYFILYLCTLEIAPYLLLYFWLKDYGAL
- a CDS encoding NAD-dependent epimerase/dehydratase family protein; translation: MILVTGGTGLVGAHLLLHLLQSEGAVRAIYRNEDSIKKTKNLFVLNNQEALFLKIEWVKADLIDVPTLEKAFVGIDYVYHCAALVSFEPKDEKKLRKTNIEGTANIVNLSIAFNVKKLCYVSSIAALGETLAKDKIITEKTDWNPELYHGDYAITKYGAEMEVWRGTQEGLDVVIVNPGIVFGRGFGYEGSGAFFQKVKKDFPFYTTGIAGIVGVNDVVRAMHLLMISDIKNERFALVSNNITYQELINHIADLMGKKHPSIHVSRTSSLFAWKLDNFVSLITRKKRSFTRSIAQASHSSYIYDCSKIKNTIEFDFEDYRSFLDPISQYHQL
- a CDS encoding uroporphyrinogen-III synthase; the encoded protein is MKVKTILVSQPEPKVENSPYFELEQKFKVKIDFRPFIHVEGVPAKEVRHQKIDLNNYTAIILTSKNSVDHFFRVAEEMRYKVPETLKYFCQSEAVAYYLQKYVVYRKRKIYVGQKDFAELAPLIKKYKDETFLLPASDQLNHDVPTTLNDLKVNWTPGTFYRTVMSDLSDLADVKYDVLAFFSPTGIKSLFKNFPDFSQDNTRIAVFGTTTQKEALDNNLRVDIMAPAPGTPSMTMALEKYIQQVNK